The sequence CCGCATGATCCCCAAACGGACGGTGGTGTTGCCGTGCGGTCACGCTCTCTGCCATTCTTGTCACGCAGCCAGTCTCGAAGGGGACGTTGGCCAGTGTCCGTTGGATCAAGTGCAATTCGAAGAAGCGGAATGCGTGGGTGGCGAATTCCCTACCAGAATAGCGAACACCGTCAAGGTaaggaggaaagaaacaatttctgtcacttctttcttttgttcgaggggggggggggcggaagtaTTCCCATAATTCCGCTGCAGCATATGTGCACGCCTAACGATTACAGTGCCCCTTTTACCATTGTAACTCTTTAGCGTCTATCAAAATTAACACAATAGAGCAACACAAATTGACTGTAGGGAAAAGACGGGGAAGgcgagagatggaaattcaatacgatgatcaaaacgagaacaaggtgaaagcaggagccaacgtttcggcaagtggactcGTCTTCTTCAAGGCCGCCTATGCTTTTCCCGCCACCGTATATGTAGGTGGGGTTCAAACAagggggagagggcgtaaggcgggcgggtgcggcaacgagcgcaGGTGTGTAGCGTGTGGAATTGAGAATGatggagtgctgtgcacaaggccaggtgCCCCGTCGTCTgccaatcacgtgtcaacgcccgcgtgttagccggcgtctgacacgccggctgaaaaagaaaacaaacagcaaggaaggaaggaaagggagaaaaagcgctaagaaaccaaactaaatGTTGTTGCCCATAGCTTCAAATTTAGCATCCCGGAtgtattctaaagctccctttgaaacgtttatgcctgttggttgcaatgtctctaacttatggataaggtatcatcctctgtattttctttcccgTTCCCACCTATaacgttggcttctgctttcaccttgttctcgttccgCTCATCGTCACAAACTGACTGTAGGCTCATGCGAAATATTCTGTTGGAACTCGGTATTTACTTATTTCTTAGTGTTACAGATAAGAGAGAAATAGCAAGAAGGCAATACATTGAAATGTGCGACGTCACACTGACTTTTGGGCTTGTCGTTTCTGCGTTAAATTCAAAGGGAAACTGGTAATGATTAATCACTTCAGTGACAATTCAGTGATAATTCAGTGACAGTTAATCACTTTCTATGCAaacattattcttctttccattgaaaTTTGCACTGAAACTTCAGAAAACGAGATGGGGTACCACTACAAAATAAATTCACTAGATATTCTTCTAGAAGATGGTGTTGCTCCTCAAAAAGTAGCATTGCAGCAAAATTTTACATTTATACATTATTCCTCAACTACTACCCCCCCCTCGCAACCGCCCTATAAGAGCTATCTTGGCCAGTAGTGGATGACCGCATTGATTTGAGTAGCAAGCTAGCATGCAAAAAGCATATGGCGGTCTCCACTGCACAAGAATGCTGCTGTCCTCGTAGGTAAGTTTGGAGCTGGAAGAATGGTTCAACAGTGGGCGTATTTTTCCTCGATTCTCGCTTACCAAGGCTCATTCTTGTGTGGGAGAAGCTGTCTTGCTATTTAGAAGTAAACTAAGTGATTCACTTTGACCTAGTATTCGTGTTTGATGTATCTTTAATGTTTAGACAGCGACAAATACTGCTTGTTGATTTTGAGCCTATTTGCTTCCCCAAAGAATCTGGCGATAACGCTGGTTCACACCGTAATTCATGTAAAGATGTGTTCTAAATGTGAGGGACAGGTATAGAAGTCGCCTTTAGTAAAAATAGCTTGTTGGCAAAAATTTTTAATGTGGgttatttatatattttattttctaTTAAGGTGTACTGCTGGAACGAAGCTCACGGCTGCGAGTACACGGGCACCATGGACCGCATGCTGGAACACTACGAGAACGAGTGCACATTTCACACCGTGGAATGTTTGCGATGCGGCGAGGGAGTCCAGCACAAAGACCTGCCAACGCATTACGCGGCCGGATGCCCTGCCCGTGTTCCTTCCGCGATCACAAAGTCCTCGGAGCATACAGCACTGACCCTTGCAGACGTGAACGTTGCCCTTGAAGATGTGAAGGCAATGTTGGGATGCCTCAACCATGACCAGCTGCTGCCAGTGATTCAGAGTCAGTTGAATGAGCTTACAGAACAAGCCAGAAACCAGGAAGCCAGGTTAGCTGGGATGACTCGCGAGCTCGGGGCATGCGAGCACAATTTAAAGGCCGAGATGGATCAAATCGCAGCCACGATTTCATCGACCGTGGCGCACCAGCGGACGTCTCAGCAAAATCCATCGGAAGAAGACAGCACGTCGAGGTCACTGTCGTTGCACTCGGGACAGGATCTGATACTTCGAAAGTTGGAAGGTTTAGCGCACCTGGAAAACTGGCGGAAAACTTCCCAGAAGCCCGACTTCGGCCGTGTCATTGCTCGTTGTGAGACTTTGTACAGCAGACTTTCGCATTTGACCAGTGCGCTGTCGACGAGCTTCTGGCAGGGAGAAGGAAAAAAGTTTGCTGAGTATACCAAGTGGCACACGAGGGACACGTACTTCACGATTGCCGCTTGGAAGTACGGCAATACTCCAACACCTGCCCTCGTTCTGGATATCGAGTTTAACGGGACCCTGGTGGACTCTCAGTGTTGGCCGCCTTACTGGAGGGTAACGCCTTTCTGGAAGGTAACATCTAATCAACGCTCCATGACTGCCGGTCGCAAGCCCTGTTACTGCAAGCGCCATGATCCCTCATTGCCGCACTTCCACCTCCGATTTGCTACAGACATTGATTCGATGGAAAATGACGGCTACCTCCGAGACGGAAAGATGGCGTTCCATATCTCGCTACGCAATAAAGCTGTGGACGGTAGCATCGCAGGTGCACCCTAACGTTCGTCATCGCAAAACGGTGAATCCTCCTCGCCACTTCAGAAAATGTGTCACATGAGCTTAGCGAATTTTCCATCTCCTTTGTCCTAAATAAAGCGAGCtctgcgacatttctttttttttttaaagtttgctaTCCTTTGTAGCTGGCAACCTATTGTTTTCTTACTCTACTGGCCGttcatt comes from Dermacentor andersoni chromosome 9, qqDerAnde1_hic_scaffold, whole genome shotgun sequence and encodes:
- the LOC126527529 gene encoding uncharacterized protein translates to MPDRGQGRVYRFRDHVAAGVNWRPTRFVDEVPSSRVCGLCRMIPKRTVVLPCGHALCHSCHAASLEGDVGQCPLDQVQFEEAECVGGEFPTRIANTVKVYCWNEAHGCEYTGTMDRMLEHYENECTFHTVECLRCGEGVQHKDLPTHYAAGCPARVPSAITKSSEHTALTLADVNVALEDVKAMLGCLNHDQLLPVIQSQLNELTEQARNQEARLAGMTRELGACEHNLKAEMDQIAATISSTVAHQRTSQQNPSEEDSTSRSLSLHSGQDLILRKLEGLAHLENWRKTSQKPDFGRVIARCETLYSRLSHLTSALSTSFWQGEGKKFAEYTKWHTRDTYFTIAAWKYGNTPTPALVLDIEFNGTLVDSQCWPPYWRVTPFWKVTSNQRSMTAGRKPCYCKRHDPSLPHFHLRFATDIDSMENDGYLRDGKMAFHISLRNKAVDGSIAGAP